GCGGCAGGCTGATGGGCGGCGGCGACAATACCGGCGCAGGGGCGATCATCGAAATGGCGGGCGGCATCAATGCGCTGGCAGGCGTCGAGGGCTACAAGCCGCTTTCCGACGAGGCGGTCACCGCCGCCGCGCCCGACGTGATCCTGATGATGGACCGCGAGGGCGATCACGCCGCCAGTGCAGAAGAGCTCTTCGCCCTGCCCGCCCTGGCCGTCACCCCCGCTGCCGAGACCGGCGCGCTGATCAAGATGGACGGGCTGAAACTGCTGGGCTTCGGCCCGCGCACCGGCGCGGCGGTGGCCGAGCTGGCGCAGGCGCTTTACGGGGGCTGAACCATGGTCGCGCTCACCGACCCCGCAGGCGAGCTGACCGAGGCCGAGGCGCCGCGCAGCCGCCTCGCCCGCGCCCGGCGGCTGCATCTGTGGCTGGCGCTGCTGCTGATCGCGGTGGCGCTGGCCAGCCTCACCGTCGGCGCGACGGGCGTGCAGCTCTGGGATGTGGCGAGGAGCCTCGCAAGAGGCGAGGAGCTCTCGCGCATGGAGCGCGTGGTGCTGATGGATATCCGCCTGCCGCGCCTCGTCATGGGGCTGGCGGTGGGCGCGGCGCTTGCCGTCTCCGGCGCGGTGATGCAGGGGCTGTTCCGCAACCCGCTGGCCGATCCCGGCATCGTCGGCGTCAGCGCCGGCGCCGGCCTCGGCGCCATCCTCGCCATCGTTCTGGGCACGCTGCTGCCGCCGGCGCTGCTGGGCTTCGCCGGCGCGCATCTGGTGCCGCTTGCCGCCTTCCTCGGCGGCTGGGTCAGCACGATCCTGCTCTACCGCGTCGCCACGCGCCGGGGCCACACCTCGGTCGCCACAATGCTGCTCGCCGGCATCGCACTCGGCGCGCTTGCGGGTGCGGTCTCCGGCGTGCTGGTCTACATGGCCGATGACAGCCAGCTGCGCGACCTGACCTTCTGGGGGCTGGGCTCGCTCGCCGGCGCCAGCTGGACCAAGCTCGCCGCGGCGCTGCCGATCATCCTCGTCACCGTGGCCGGCGCGAGCTTTCTGGGCCGCAGCCTCAACGCGCTGGCGCTCGGCGAGGCGACCGCCGCGCATATCGGCATTCCCGTGCAGCGCATGAAGCGCCTCGCCATCCTCTGTGTCGCGGGCGCCACCGGCGCCGCCGTGGCGGTGTCGGGCGGCATCGGCTTTGTCGGCATCGTGGTGCCGCATCTGCTGCGCCTCGCCTCCGGTCCCGATCACCGGGCGCTGCTGATCAATTCCGCGCTGCTGGGCGCCGCTCTTCTGGTGGTGGCCGACATGATCAGCCGGGTGATCGTCGCCCCCGCAGAGCTGCCCATCGGCATCGTCACCGCCGTGCTCGGCGCGCCGGTCTTCCTGTGGATCCTGCTGCGGCAGCGTGGCGTGGTGGATCTCTGACATGGTCACAGCAACCGATCTCACCGTCACGCTGGGCCGCAACACCGTGCTGGAGGGCGTCGATTTCCACGCCGCTCCCGGCCAGCTCACCGCGATCTGCGGCCCCAACGGCTCCGGCAAGACCACGCTGCTGCGCGCACTCACCGGCGATCTGCCCTTTCGCGGCACGGTCGAGCTCAACAGGCAGGATATCGCCACCCTGCCCGCCTGGGCGCTGGCCTCGATCCGGGGCGTGCTGCCGCAGGCCAGCGCGCTGGCCTTTCCCTTCACCGCTCTGGAGGTGGTCGAGATCGGCCTTGCCCGGGGCCGCGCCGGCGGCGACACGCGCGCCGCGCTCCAGGCGCTCGCGCGGGTCGATCTGGCGCATTACGCCAGCCGCCCCTACCAGTCGCTCTCGGGCGGCGAACAGCAACGCGTCCAGCTCGCCCGCGTGCTGGCACAGGTCGCCGAGCCCATCGCCGAGGACGGCCCGCGCTGGCTGTTTCTCGACGAGCCGGTCTCGGCGCTCGACATCGCGCATCAGCTCGAAGTCATGCAGATCGCCCGCGATTTCGCCGATGCCGGCGGCGGCGTGGTGGCGGTGATGCACGATCTCAACCTCACCGCCATGTTTGCCGACCGCATCGCCCTGCTGAGCCGGGGCCATGTGCTGGCGGCGGGGCCGGTCGCAGAGGTGATGACGACGGACACGCTGTCCCGCGCCTATGGCTGCCGCCTGCGTGTCGGTGCCGCACCCGCGCCCGGCACGCCCTTTATCCTACCCCATGCCGCCACGCTTGCGGCAGAATGATCCCGACAGGAGGACTCATCCCATGTATCTCGCCATGAACCGCTTTACCGTGCCGCTGGAGAACGCGGCGGATTTCGAGGAGCTCTGGCTCTCGCGCGAAAGCAAGCTGCACGAAAACCCCGGCTTCGTGGAATTCCACATGCTGAAAGGGCCGGAGGAGGACGGGCATATCCTCTACGCTTCGCACACGGTCTGGGAGACCGAGGAAGCGTTCCGCGACTGGACCCGCAGCGACAGCTTCCGCGCCGCCCACGCGCGCGCCGGCGACAGCCGCAAGCTGCATTCCGGCGCGCCGAAATTCGAGGGCTTCAAGACGATCCAGCACATCGCGCAGCCGGCCTGAGCGCCGCGCCTTACTCCGAGCCACATCGCCCGCCGAAAGCAAAGGACGCCTTCGGCGGGCGTATTTTTCAAAGAGAAGAAGACCAGGGGTTTGCGCGCCCCTGGTCTTCTTCTCTTTCCAAATACGCAAAACTGTCGGGCCATCTCCGCCCGCACAAGTGCCGGCCAGAGCGCTCAGCCCGCCAGCAGCGCCGCCACATGCGCCGGGCCGGTGGGGCGGATGCCCGTCGGGTTCAGCACCTTGATCGAATAATAGCCCCGCGTGATGTGATCCATATTCACCGTCTCGCGCACGCCCGGCAGTTTCAGGATCCGTTCCATATAGGCCGAGAGCCGCGGGTAATCGGCGATCTGGCGGCGGTTGGTCTTGAAGATCCCGTGATAGGCCGCGTCGAACCGGATTAGCGTCACGAAGGTGCGGATATCGGTCTCGGTGAACCGCTCGCCGAAGAGGAAATCGCCGGTCAGCCGCACCTCCAGTTCGTCGAGCATCGCAAAGACGCCCTCCACCGCCTCGTCATAGGCCTCCTGCGTCGAGGCAAAGCCCGCCTTGTAGACGCCGTTGTTGAGCAGATCGTAGATGCGCGGGTTGAGCGCGTCGATATCGGCGGCCAGATCCCCGGGGTAGAGGCGCAGGTCGGAGGGCACGAGATGTTCGAAGGCGGTGTCGAACATACGCACGATATCGGCGCTTTCGTTGTTCACCATCACATTGCGCTTCATGTCCCAGAGCACCGGCACCGTGGCGCGCCCGGTAAAGCCGTCATCCGCCCGCGTGTAGAGCTCGTGCATATAGCCCGAGGCAAAGAGCGGATCCTCGTCGGCGCCGGGATAGCCGCCGAAGCGCCAGCCCTGATCGGTCATCACCGGGTTCACCACTGTGACCGGGATGAGATCGGAAAGCCCCTTGAGGCTGCGCGCCATCAGCGCGCGCGAGGCCCAGGGGCAGATATAGGCGACATAGAGCCGGTAGCGCCCGGCCCCCGCCTCGAACCCGCCCTCGCCGGTGGGGCCGGCGGAGCCGTCTGCGGTGATCCAGTTGCGGAAGGAGGAGACCTGCCGCACGAAGCGGCCCTTCTCGTCGGCCTTCTGCACCGGCTGCCAGTCGCTGGTCCATTTTCCGTTCACAAGCATGGCGAAGATCCTCAGTAATAGATGAAGCTGCGCATCGAGATCGACCCCAGATCAATGGAATCGTTCATGAAGAGCAGCGTGTCCTTTTCGTCCGCCGCCCCCGCGACGCTCAGCGCCGGCAAGTAGTGGTCGATAGAGGGGTGGGCGACACTCAGCAGTTTGCCGAGCTTGGCGCGGTCGGCCAGCGTGGCGATGTCGCCAGCGCCGAGCCGTTCGGCAAAGAGCGTGTCGAACTCCTCGGCCCAGTCATGCGCCCCGCCGCCGCCCCAGCGCACGGCACGCAGGTTGTGCACCACATTGCCCGAGCCCAGGATCAGCACGCCGCGATGGCGCAGCTCGGCCAGTACCCGACCGATCTCCACATGCTGCGGCAGGTCCGCCGCCATGTCGATGGAGAGCTGGAACACCGGCACGTCAGCGCCGGGATAGAGGAATTTCAGCACCGACCAGGCGCCGTGATCGAGCCCCCAGGTCTCGTCGCCCTCGGCGTGATGGCTGGCCAGCAGCGTGACCACCTCGCTCGCCAGTTCCGGCGCGCCGGGTGCGGGATATTGCTGTTCGAAGAGCTCCTGAGGGAAGCCGTAGAAATCGTGGATGGTGCCGGGGCGGGCCTGCACGTTCACAAGCGTCGAGCCGCGCGTCATCCAGTGCGCCGAGACCACCAGAATGGCCTGCGGGCGCGGCAGGGTGCGGCCCAGCGCCGCCCAGCTGCGGGAATAGGCGTTGTCCTCGATGGCGTTCATCGGGCTGCCATGGCCAAGGAAAACGACCGGCATCCGGTCGGAGGCCTTGAGCCCGTCTTTCAGCTTTTGCAGTTGTTGCGAGATGCTCATGGCACTCTCCTTGGATTATGCAGGTTTCGGGGGACCGCCGCGCCAGGCATGGCGGCGCGGCGGCGCGATGTCGGACGTCAGCGGCGCTTCAGCGGCCAGAGTGCATAGGCACCGTCGCCGAGCAGCGCGAGGGCGGCCATCACGGCGGCCCACATCACCGGGTATTCCCAGCCGCCGCCCTGATTGGACCAGCCGAACCCGTTGCCCCAATGCGCGGTGAAGGCCGCACCGAGCAGCACCGGCACGGAAAGCGCCGCGACGGCCCGCGTGGCCACGCCGAGGATCAGCGCCGCGCCGCCGCCGATCTCGAAGACCATGGTGGCGAGGCCAAGCCAGCCCGGCAGGCCGAGCGACTCGAAGAAGCCGGCGGTGCCCGCGGGGGTGAAGACCAGCAGCTTGGTCAGCCCGTGCGCCACAAAGAGCGCGCCGGTGGTGAGCCGCAGCAGCAGCGCGGCGTGGGGGGCGGTTTTCAGGTCGATCATCGGTGAGGTCTCCTCTGTATGTCTTGCGATCAGGCCGAGAGCCAGGCCGGTGCGATCCCGGTGCCCTGTCCCAGCAGATAGCCGAAGGCGATGTTCAGATAGCCCAGCGGTTCGAGATAGCGGGCATTCGACAGCCCGCCGGCGTCGCGCGCCTCAAAGCCTACGTCCTCGGCCAGAGCGATGACCTTGGCCTTGGCCTCGGCATCGTCGCCGGCGACGAAGGTCTGGATCTTGCGGCCACCCAGCGTCAGGTCGCCGGCGTAATGCTCGGCAAAGACGGTGTTGAAGGCCTTGACCACCGGCGCGCCCACCAGCTTGGCGATCTCTTCGGCAGCAGAGCTGTCATGGCCCAGTTGCAGCCCCGAGAAATCCTCGGTCACCGGGTTGGAGAGGTCGACGACGATCTTGCCGGAGAAGTCGTTTGCGCCGGCGATCTGGGTGCTGGCACCGTAGGGCGTGGCGAGGATGACGATCTCGGCCTCGGCGATGGCGGTGGCGGTATCGGCTGCCTGCACCCGCACGCCCTCGGCGGCGAGTTTCGCGGCGGCCTCGGTGCCGCCCTGCTGGTCAGAGACCACAACGCCGTGGGAGGTGCGCCCGATGACCCGGCCGAGGCCCGAGCCGATGTTTCCGGTGCCGATGATTGCGATATTCATGGATCTGGTCCTCTTCTCTGTCTCTGGCGTCGGGCCCCTTGGGTCTCGCCGGCGCTGGTGTTCGTTTCGATGAGGGGAAGATGCACCTTGCAGATGCGGAATGAAATGACGATGATATAGAATGACCTTCCACGTTTTGTTCGGAATTGAGCGATGGATCTGATCGACGGGCTGCGGGCCTTTGTCGCCACCGCCGAAAGCGGCTCCTTCACCGGCGCGGCAGAGCGGCTGGGCATCTCGAACCGGCTGACCTCGAAATACGTGGCCGAGCTGGAAGAGCGGCTTGGCGTGCGGCTCTTGCAGCGCACCACGCGGCGCGTTGGCATCACCGCCTCGGGCGAGGCGCTTCTGGCGCGCGCGCCGGCGCTGCTCGACGATCTCGACGAGATGCTGGCGGAGGTGAAAGAGGATGGCAGCGGTTTCAGCGG
The window above is part of the Salipiger abyssi genome. Proteins encoded here:
- the ygiD gene encoding 4,5-DOPA dioxygenase extradiol, whose product is MSISQQLQKLKDGLKASDRMPVVFLGHGSPMNAIEDNAYSRSWAALGRTLPRPQAILVVSAHWMTRGSTLVNVQARPGTIHDFYGFPQELFEQQYPAPGAPELASEVVTLLASHHAEGDETWGLDHGAWSVLKFLYPGADVPVFQLSIDMAADLPQHVEIGRVLAELRHRGVLILGSGNVVHNLRAVRWGGGGAHDWAEEFDTLFAERLGAGDIATLADRAKLGKLLSVAHPSIDHYLPALSVAGAADEKDTLLFMNDSIDLGSISMRSFIYY
- a CDS encoding heme ABC transporter ATP-binding protein; this encodes MVTATDLTVTLGRNTVLEGVDFHAAPGQLTAICGPNGSGKTTLLRALTGDLPFRGTVELNRQDIATLPAWALASIRGVLPQASALAFPFTALEVVEIGLARGRAGGDTRAALQALARVDLAHYASRPYQSLSGGEQQRVQLARVLAQVAEPIAEDGPRWLFLDEPVSALDIAHQLEVMQIARDFADAGGGVVAVMHDLNLTAMFADRIALLSRGHVLAAGPVAEVMTTDTLSRAYGCRLRVGAAPAPGTPFILPHAATLAAE
- a CDS encoding glutathione S-transferase family protein: MLVNGKWTSDWQPVQKADEKGRFVRQVSSFRNWITADGSAGPTGEGGFEAGAGRYRLYVAYICPWASRALMARSLKGLSDLIPVTVVNPVMTDQGWRFGGYPGADEDPLFASGYMHELYTRADDGFTGRATVPVLWDMKRNVMVNNESADIVRMFDTAFEHLVPSDLRLYPGDLAADIDALNPRIYDLLNNGVYKAGFASTQEAYDEAVEGVFAMLDELEVRLTGDFLFGERFTETDIRTFVTLIRFDAAYHGIFKTNRRQIADYPRLSAYMERILKLPGVRETVNMDHITRGYYSIKVLNPTGIRPTGPAHVAALLAG
- a CDS encoding NADPH-dependent F420 reductase; the protein is MNIAIIGTGNIGSGLGRVIGRTSHGVVVSDQQGGTEAAAKLAAEGVRVQAADTATAIAEAEIVILATPYGASTQIAGANDFSGKIVVDLSNPVTEDFSGLQLGHDSSAAEEIAKLVGAPVVKAFNTVFAEHYAGDLTLGGRKIQTFVAGDDAEAKAKVIALAEDVGFEARDAGGLSNARYLEPLGYLNIAFGYLLGQGTGIAPAWLSA
- a CDS encoding antibiotic biosynthesis monooxygenase family protein; amino-acid sequence: MYLAMNRFTVPLENAADFEELWLSRESKLHENPGFVEFHMLKGPEEDGHILYASHTVWETEEAFRDWTRSDSFRAAHARAGDSRKLHSGAPKFEGFKTIQHIAQPA
- a CDS encoding FecCD family ABC transporter permease; this translates as MVALTDPAGELTEAEAPRSRLARARRLHLWLALLLIAVALASLTVGATGVQLWDVARSLARGEELSRMERVVLMDIRLPRLVMGLAVGAALAVSGAVMQGLFRNPLADPGIVGVSAGAGLGAILAIVLGTLLPPALLGFAGAHLVPLAAFLGGWVSTILLYRVATRRGHTSVATMLLAGIALGALAGAVSGVLVYMADDSQLRDLTFWGLGSLAGASWTKLAAALPIILVTVAGASFLGRSLNALALGEATAAHIGIPVQRMKRLAILCVAGATGAAVAVSGGIGFVGIVVPHLLRLASGPDHRALLINSALLGAALLVVADMISRVIVAPAELPIGIVTAVLGAPVFLWILLRQRGVVDL
- a CDS encoding DoxX family protein, giving the protein MIDLKTAPHAALLLRLTTGALFVAHGLTKLLVFTPAGTAGFFESLGLPGWLGLATMVFEIGGGAALILGVATRAVAALSVPVLLGAAFTAHWGNGFGWSNQGGGWEYPVMWAAVMAALALLGDGAYALWPLKRR